A segment of the Armatimonadota bacterium genome:
GGGCCGGCATTATCGAGCTTTCTGCCCATCAGTATGACGCGATCATTGATGCCGTCCCCAGTAACGTCCGCATCCAACTGGCCGACCACGACACTGTCTTGGGCGGGACACGGCAAAATGCCCGGGTCGAGCGTTGCCCACCCGGGCATAGATATAATCGCAATAGCTACACTCAACACAGCAACTCGGATGAACATATCTCATTCCCCCGAGAGTCAGTTTGCCCTTATATTGCGCTCCGCAAAACTAAAGCCGTTAGTAAGATGATCCTGTAAACGGTGTAATGTCACCCGATTCGGCAAGCCGGATCAGCGGATAGTGATCGGAGCCGGACTTAAATAAAGAGCTTGAGCCCTGAACTCTCACCATCTCGCCTATGTATCTGCCGTCGCCCCATACAGGGCCTTCGACTTTCACTCCCAATGAGCCCATGCCGCTGTCTCGATGCGATCCGTCATCAATCGTTATCCAGGCATGAGCGAGAGTCGTATCATATGCCGTTACCTTGCCCCACGCGACCACATCCAGACCAATGTTGTTTGGCCCGACGCTGCCTGTGCAGCCGATCTGCAGACCGACACTCGACCCTCCGCCGACAGACTTGCAGCTCATACCCAAAGCAGTGGGAGCCGTGGAATCCGCCTCGTTCATTAACTGCACGAGCTTTAGGACATGCTCATCATCTCCAGTATCCTGGATCGTGCCGAAAAGCGAGACTGCTTTATCTCTCGATGTGCCTCCGCCAAGAACCGCCATTCCGCCGGACCAGTCCGATTTCTCTACATTGAACCTGTCCGCATGCACACGCGTGACTATAATATCCGAGACTACAAAGTCGCCCGAGGCATTTGTTTTAGCCTCGGCAAGAGTCAACTGCGGCACATCGGCTGCTAGAATCATATTGTCCACACTGAAGCTGTAGACAGCCGCCGGATCATTGTCCGAATAGAGATTTATCTGGCTGAAAGGACTGCCGGGCGAGACGATCCCAAGAAAGTAGACATCGTTGCCCAGACTCAGGCTCTGAATCGGTTCGGTTGCGCTGTATGCGTCAAACCCGCTGGATGCATGCATCTTCCAGAATGGAATTGCAGGGTCACCCGTCGGGCTGGGGTTGCCGATCAGGTAAATGCCGAATGCGTGTATCGGGCGCGAGAAGCCAAATGTTATGTGATCGCCATTGCCAGCCAGAAACTGGTTCTCCGAACCAGACACACCCACAGATATGGGTGTAGACCCTGTGCTGTAGGCATCGGCAGCAACGGGCTGCAGGTCTATTGTAGTCGCACCGTCACAGTCAAGACCCTGCGCGCTTATTGCCGCCATTCCGCAAGCTGTGACACTCGTCCCCGCGGTATACGAGTCAAAGTCGAACACCTTGCTAAACGCAAAACCGGATATCGCTGTATTAAACGGTGCGCTGCCGGTATATGCGGTCGCCGCGTAAGAAGCCAGCGAGGCAGCAAGCATATAAATAGCGAGCGCTGATGCAAATATAACTTTCATTTCTTGCCTCCAGCTCGCACAATTAATTTACAAGCCATGCCCAGCTTCTTGCGGAGTCGATAGTGACGGATGATCCGGTGCCGTTCTGAACATAAAACCACATAGTGGAGCTCAACACCGGCACTACGAACATGCATACCCCGGAAGACTGTAAGAATGGGGCTCCTTGAATTATTGAGTTTGTCGGGGTGGCAAAAGTGACATAGCCCGGTGTGAAGCTGCCCCCTGAGGGTATGCCGTCATATTCGGGAAAGACCTTCAGGTTCTCCGGATTTGTTAGAGCAGAACTGACTTTGATTACAACCTTGACTTCACGATAGCCGCTGCAGTTGAAACTAATACTATTTGATGAGCCGGAAAACGTCGGGTCAGTTGTCCAGAGTTTGACTCCTTTTGTCAGGGTCGGGGCGGATATTGTATTGGTCACAGAATCTATCTTGACCGTGGGGCTGTTTGAGACGGATACCGAAGGCGTGTTCGTGACACTGACACTAGGTGTATTGGTCACGGCTACATTCGGAGTGCCTGTAATTCCAACACTCCATGTGCCGTTTTGCTGCGATTGCACCGTAGGAGTATTTTCAACCTCGACGGGTGTAGTCCGCGTCTGAGCCGAACACATAGTCGCATCTAAAGTCACACATAACAAGCCTAATAATAACACACTTGCAATTTTAGTCCTCATCATTACCTCCAAAATCCCCTTTAGAACAAAGCATCAACTCTGTTCGAAAATTCATTGTTCACTCTTGTGACACTTAATCCCTAGTATATCATAAATATGAGCTCTTGCAAGCAAACGCAAAGAAATCAGGCAGTATTACGAGGATGCATGTTTTCCTTGACTGCCGAATGCGCGTTCGCGTAAAATTGGTGCAGGATGTTTGAAGAAATCACCAAATGCCTCGGGCCGGATGGGCGGTTCGCTCGCCTGTGCGAGGGTTATGAATATAGAGATGAGCAGTTGCAGATGGCTACGGCTGTGGCTGACGCAATGCTGCACAAAGAGCACCTGCTTGTAGAGGCGGGGACCGGAGTCGGCAAGACGGTCGGCTATCTCGCACCTGCCGTAATCTATTCATCAGGCACAAAGCCGATTATTATCTCGACGCACACGATCAACCTGCAGGGTCAGCTCATAAACAAAGATATACCCCTGATGCAGCAGGTGATGGATGATCACCCGTTTACAGCCGTCCTGATGAAGGGCCGCAGCAATTTTCTCTGCCTCCAGGAACTCGATCATGCGGCCCAGTCGGTCATATATCACGAGGACCCCATTTTTAAGCAGCTTCAGGAGTGGGCATCGCAGACGCAGACGGGCGATGTCGGTGAGCTGGATTTCACATTCACCGACTGGTCCGAGGTCTGCTGCAATCAGGACACCTGCCGGCACCAGGAGTGCCCTTATAACTCAGAGCAGTGCTTCTATTACAAGATGCGCCGCGCCGCCGAGTTGGCGGATATTATAGTCGTAAACCACGCGCTTTTCTTCAGCGACCTCGGCCTCAAGATGACCGACCCCAAGAACGGCATACTGCCCGACTACGGCGCGGTGATCTTTGATGAGGCGCACCACTTGGAAGATGTGGCGAGCGACATCTTCGGCATAGAGTTCTCAAACTATCGCATACCTCAGCTTATCAGCCGTATCCGCAAGCGTCGAGAAATTGACGTGCCTCAGGGTGAGCTTGAGTATATTCTCAGCCTGAATAATACCCTCTTTGGCCCGTTCGATTCTATGCACAGGTCGGAGTTCTTCTTTGACGAGATGTATGAGTCCGTCGAGAAGCGCACGGTGGACGAGTCGGTAAACCAGCTCATCACGCACCTGGACGGCCTCAATACTGCTCTGCTCGCTCAAGACACTGAGGACAACCCGGAGCTAAAGGACCGCCTCGACGGCTATCGAAAGATGCTCGCTCGGATGCGGGGTGAGCTTTCGGACCTTTTCTTTGCGGACCAACCCAACTATTTCAGATGGTGTGAAAAACCCTCCGGCGGCAAGTTCGTGAGCTGCTACCTGCACCTGTCCCCTGTGAACGTGGCGGATATATTGCACGACTCGCTGTGGGGCAACCTCGAACCGATAATAGCGACCTCCGCTACTCTCTCCAACTCAGGCACATTCTGTTACCTCAAAAAGAGACTTGGGACCCCCGAGTGTAATGAGCTGATCCTAGGCTCGCCGTTCGACTTTGAGCGCCAGGCTCTGCTATATGTGCCTGATGACCTCGCGTTCCCGTCAAATGCGCCCGAATATGCCGATGCGCTCTCCGATAAGATCAGACAG
Coding sequences within it:
- a CDS encoding helicase C-terminal domain-containing protein, with the protein product MFEEITKCLGPDGRFARLCEGYEYRDEQLQMATAVADAMLHKEHLLVEAGTGVGKTVGYLAPAVIYSSGTKPIIISTHTINLQGQLINKDIPLMQQVMDDHPFTAVLMKGRSNFLCLQELDHAAQSVIYHEDPIFKQLQEWASQTQTGDVGELDFTFTDWSEVCCNQDTCRHQECPYNSEQCFYYKMRRAAELADIIVVNHALFFSDLGLKMTDPKNGILPDYGAVIFDEAHHLEDVASDIFGIEFSNYRIPQLISRIRKRREIDVPQGELEYILSLNNTLFGPFDSMHRSEFFFDEMYESVEKRTVDESVNQLITHLDGLNTALLAQDTEDNPELKDRLDGYRKMLARMRGELSDLFFADQPNYFRWCEKPSGGKFVSCYLHLSPVNVADILHDSLWGNLEPIIATSATLSNSGTFCYLKKRLGTPECNELILGSPFDFERQALLYVPDDLAFPSNAPEYADALSDKIRQLLLATNGRAFMLFTSYRMLNEVFNRLIDQVPFRLLKQGDMSNDRLITEFRENDDTCLMGVHSFWEGVDVKGERLSCVIIDKLPFAVPDTPTNKARCEQIENEGGNWFIEYSIPQAQIRLKQGFGRLIRTKTDRGIVAILDSRIHKKFYGKEFLKYLPRCKGTKKVEKVKAFLEAESGEPRVESPEGAA